The following proteins are encoded in a genomic region of Ptychodera flava strain L36383 chromosome 23 unlocalized genomic scaffold, AS_Pfla_20210202 Scaffold_24__1_contigs__length_23054250_pilon, whole genome shotgun sequence:
- the LOC139124945 gene encoding uncharacterized protein → MESQIEKLLKKLDPTYDELIKDLEEIGKLMASSLSGNFCDSIMDIADAAESKSKDVLWSVLDLIKQLKSFRKQARKCLQFLIDRLDFTDMDINTFMKKYDLSSSGCERIFEDNNIAYANELLQFKILNDELKLVLKPRSFKRLKSKLSKAGKVKNYLENEMEKELSQAGAQIKESSSSLTNELVKLRQYLINVELELEKVIDDEKKRAKMRKLAWDGLGIVGLGLTFYSGVGLITAVIRCSGKAVISKGLQWLAVE, encoded by the exons ATGGAGTCACAAATcgaaaaacttttgaaaaagcTGGATCCAACATATGATGAATTGATTAAAGACCTCGAAGAGATCGGAAAGCTCATGGCTTCATCATTGAGTGGAAACTTTTGTGATTCCATTATGGACATTGCAGATGCTGCTGAATCTAAGAGCAAGGATGTGCTTTGGAGTGTGTTGGACTTAATTAAGCAGCTGAA atCTTTCAGAAAACAAGCTAGAAAGTGTCTCCAGTTTTTGATTGACAGATTGGACTTCACAGATATGGACATCAATACATTTATGAAGAAATATGATCTATCGTCCTCAGGGTGCGAGCGCATATTCGAAGATAATAACATTGCTTATGCCAACGAGTTACTCCAGTTTAAAATTCTTAATGATGAGCTTAAACTCGTATTGAAGCCACGCAGCTTCAAAAGGCTGAAGAGTAAACTTTCCAAAGCAG GGAAAGTAAAGAATTATCTGGAAAATGAAATGGAAAAGGAACTGAGCCAAGCTGGCGCACAAATTAAGGAAAGCTCTTCGTCACTGACTAATGAACTTGTGAAACTTCGGCAATATCTTATAAATGTAGAACTGGAATTGGAAAAGGTTATCGATGACGAGAAGAAGAGGGCTAAGATGCGCAAGTTAGCGTGGGATGGTCTAGGAATTGTAGGGCTAGGGCTTACGTTTTATAGTGGGGTTGGATTGATTACAGCCGTGATACGGTGCTCAGGTAAAGCTGTTATATCCAAAGGCTTGCAGTGGTTAGCAGTGGAATAG